Proteins encoded in a region of the Bactrocera tryoni isolate S06 chromosome 4, CSIRO_BtryS06_freeze2, whole genome shotgun sequence genome:
- the LOC120773834 gene encoding serine-rich adhesin for platelets translates to MLLIPAILMFNIFRMPNLVHARFCEGGHYCSLPRECCTQGCCPPYQSGPRQLPPSSEHVLNLFFISHWFFWCVVVAIMLALLCAYSLWKKRRTLCGWGFTDHRAQSEGDSAGSCYAPPQYSRCNSFHHPPPPYTEVTSKPDLYPLVFTCNSDNTKTGSSYLMVQYFRNYIVRPIGSLSAASTIDSLSSSFICNINEANTLVPPPYSRAASPETGFNSHFPQDFLIPRSASQLVYASGGNGGNNNMGMHDINSGIVTQQIFKQNRAPHFTVVALNGSVGGNENDLDIENTSNSTTPYSTILQTSVVEQFNFNEKSVENNSNRSISNQNGNRDDSGNGSGAKSNRSSGCASNFSGGCIPKGFIQSQSEQQFRYFNNSSSSSISDIFVNNNSVDRFNNVSNGNGSKSFEVINFDETGVKPQHTLTTDLKGFTTQAQSSNHGTTLIVNNGYIKSKQLHHTSTFPTQLVINTSILNPTYKSCDSVAGFNGATKNDLSETELKDLNILRQSLETCYNFLEKQQQQPQTLVNNTDSPSFPVNKNLNKYTPDDLTNYTTSDNCSDVSSIANACIPSSPPQATSPTGEVKDILNQIRQWQEEISYEDLLLHMKPALRHTLSSPSNTPSGIVKTSNAYTQRKLQRNSVACCEIQSNSSLNCSNNPNFAKTTVHLATTPLDKAKATITAKARNTQRSSNVTDNLLKRPTTLHQNKIKHFIPKSNKALYIPMIPNATSSNSSKFPLKSPVNSKVGAKFFASRGGKMRKIFISRSAPSTPGTALPLTPLSDDSPLLPEHDEDPETDQN, encoded by the exons ATGTTGCTGATCCCTGCCATTTTGATGTTTAACATCTTCCGTATGCCGAATCTT GTTCATGCTCGCTTTTGTGAAGGAGGTCATTATTGTTCATTGCCGAGGGAATGCTGTACTCAAGGATGCTGTCCTCCATACCAAAGTGGACCTCGTCAATTACCACCATCATCAGAACATGTCttgaatttgtttttcataAGCCATTGGTTTTTCTG GTGTGTGGTAGTTGCGATCATGTTGGCTTTACTGTGTGCATATTCCTTGTGGAAAAAGCGGCGAACACTTTGCGGTTGGGGATTCACTGACCATCGTGCTCAATCTGAGGGTGACTCGGCAGGGTCCTGTTATGCTCCTCCACAATATAGCCGCTGTAATTCGTTTCACCATCCGCCGCCTCCATATACTGag GTAACATCGAAGCCCGATCTTTATCCACTTGTTTTTACATGCAACAGCGACAATACTAAAACTGGTTCCAGTTACCTCATGGTACAATATTTTCGTAATTATATTGTCCGGCCAATTGGATCATTGTCTGCAGCTAGTACGATAGATTCTCTAAGTTCAAgctttatttgtaatattaacgAAGCAAATACCCTGGTACCACCACCATACTCTCGAGCAGCCAGCCCCGAAACTGGTTTTAATTCACATTTCCCCCAGGACTTTTTAATACCGCGATCTGCCTCGCAATTAGTTTATGCAAGTGGAGGTAATGGAGGCAATAATAATATGGGTATGCACGATATAAATAGTGGTATAGTCACTcagcaaatatttaaacaaaatagaGCTCCGCATTTCACTGTGGTAGCACTAAATGGTTCAGTTGGCGGGAATGAAAATGACTTGGATATAGAAAATACATCAAACTCAACCACACCTTACAGCACTATTTTACAAACTTCGGTAGTTGAgcaattcaatttcaatgaaaaatccGTCGAGAACAATTCCAATCGTTCCATTTCAAATCAAAATGGTAACCGTGATGACAGTGGTAATGGTAGTGGGGCTAAGAGTAATCGGAGCAGTGGATGCGCTAGCAATTTTAGCGGAGGTTGTATTCCAAAAGGTTTTATACAATCCCAAAGTGAACAGCAATTTCGTTATTTTaacaatagcagcagcagcagcattagTGATATTTTCGTAAACAATAATTCCGTAGATCGATTTAATAATGTCTCTAATGGGAATGGTAGTAAATCATttgaagtaattaattttgatgAGACTGGAGTGAAACCTCAACATACATTGACTACTGATCTCAAAGGTTTTACTACACAAGCTCAATCAAGCAACCACGGGACAACTTTGATTGTTAACAACGGATACATCAAATCTAAACAACTACATCATACCAGTACATTTCCCACTCAACTTGTAATCAACACCAGTATATTGAATCCAACGTATAAATCTTGCGATTCAGTTGCTGGCTTTAATGGAGCTACAAAAAATGATTTGTCAGAGACAGAGTTGAAAGATCTTAATATATTAAGGCAAAGTTTGGAAACATGTTACAATTTTTTAgagaaacaacagcaacaaccccAAACATTGGTAAATAACACAGATTCCCCATCATTTCCTGTTAATAAGAATCTTAATAAGTATACTCCAGATGATTTAACTAATTATACAACTTCAGATAATTGCTCTGATGTTAGTAGTATTGCAAATGCTTGTATACCTAGCTCGCCTCCACAAGCTACTAGCCCGACTGGCGAAGTGAAAGATATTCTCAATCAAATACGTCAGTGGCAGGAAGAAATAAGCTATGAAGATCTACTGCTCCATATGAAGCCTGCGCTACGTCATACGTTGTCCTCACCATCGAACACACCTTCTGGGATAGTTAAGACTTCTAACGCATATACACAGCGAAAATTACAACGCAATTCCGTTGCATGCTGTGAAATACAGTCAAACTCAAGTCTTAATTGCTCTAACAATCCAAATTTTGCTAAAACAACAGTTCATTTAGCAACTACACCATTAGACAAGGCAAAAGCAACAATTACAGCTAAAGCACGAAACACACAAAGATCGTCTAATGTTACCGACAATTTATTAAAACGTCCTACGACATTAcaccaaaacaaaattaaacattttattccAAAATCGAATAAAGCTCTATATATTCCAATGATTCCGAATGCTACATCGTCGAATTCGAGCAAATTCCCATTAAAGAGTCCGGTCAATAGTAAAGTGGGCGCAAAGTTTTTCGCTAGCAGAGGAGGTAAAATgcgtaaaatttttatatcacGTTCGGCACCCTCAACACCAGGAACCGCGTTACCTCTTACACCGTTAAGTGATGATAGTCCATTACTACCAGAACATGATGAAGACCCGGAGACtgaccaaaattaa
- the LOC120773835 gene encoding nuclear envelope integral membrane protein 1a produces the protein MNSYILRIYLVIYYCNVFIAGYSDGVNVSQVIFLEPGTIVDYHPKTRHKAFFGNDMRIYCYSGSRKDWTHIFENIELQLEIEKDEFKQYEGATPSEVRQNFEDRQSLFSFNLFSNKRTRLNLYPFKQQCIGIDTTLPYRVRLHQLRIDYFRTIQFSVGICLFIFAGSLSNNSILFYLTGVTIGIGSSFMLIIWLTSKLMPRRPMVYTILIGGWSIGFYIIQRLWDNLHLIFQMYRSYVLCYVFATGIISFFFCYRIGPPTNQRSKNIIKWVLQIMAIIMAYFSIQYEEASVLILAAIIFLNYLPRSLLYKPLKIYRWLFPPKRRFLTNEEFYEEGIRETSKALKELRAYASSPDCKQWKIISKLSDPLRFAAFVEGQSHLREEEILRYENHTETIEHSEIDSDDNFEMEKKYKKNNVPHSYFKNEEYGWNQSKIFSNNTTYDETSEESENEEDDIVYEDTTKSKGSFNNMNIQNKSNYERSGTHKFYDSNIDRTYSSKFSSNTKRETKSKM, from the exons ATGAATTCgtatattttgcgaatttatctTGTAATATATTACTGCAATGTATTCATAGCAGGATATTCAGACGGCGTCAATGTGTCTCAAG TCATATTTTTGGAACCAGGAACAATAGTTGACTATCATCCAAAGACGCGCCACAAGGCATTTTTCGGTAATGATATGCGAATTTATTGTTACAGTGGGTCTCGAAAAGATTGGACCCATATTTTTGAGAATATTGAGCTTCAATTGGAAATTGAAAAGGATGAATTCAAACAATATGAAGGTGCTACGCCGTCAGAAGTTCGACAGAATTTTGAAGATCGGCAGTCtctatttagttttaatttgtttagtaATAAGCGGACACGTTTAAACCTATATCCCTTTAAACAACAATGCATTGGAATAGACACAACGCTGCCCTATCGTGTACGCCTACATCAATTACGAATTGACTATTTTCGCACTATTCAATTCTCCGTGggtatatgtttatttatatttgctggAAGCCTTAGTAATAACTCAATATTGTTTTATCTGACTGGAGTTACTATTGGAATAGGCTCATCTTTTATGCTTATTATTTGGTTAACAAGTAAATTAATGCCCAG GCGTCCTATGGTGTACACCATCTTGATTGGTGGATGGTCAATTGGATTTTATATTATTCAACGACTTTGGGATAACCTTCATTTGATTTTTCAAATGTATCGCTCGTATGTTCTTTGCTATGTATTCGCGACGGGAATAAtatcttttttcttttgttaccGTATTGGTCCCCCTACAAATCAACGATCGAAGAATATTATAAAGTGGGTTTTACAAATAATGGCTATAATTATggcatatttttcaatacaatatgaAGAAGCCAGTGTACTCATTTTAGccgcaataatatttttgaattatttgccGAGATCACTCTTATACAAACCTCTCAAGATTTATAGATGGCTCTTTCCACCTAAAAGACGTTTCCTTACCAACGAGGAATTTTATGAAGAAGGTATCAGAGAAACTTCCAAAGCCTTAAAAGAATTACGAGCATATGCCAGCAGTCCTGACTGTAAACAGTGGAAA aTTATATCCAAACTAAGTGATCCTTTACGATTTGCAGCTTTTGTAGAAGGCCAGTCCCACCTGCGAGAAGAAGAAATCTTACGCTATGAAAATCACACAGAAACTATTGAGCATAGTGAAATCGACTCAGATGATAATTTCGAAATGgagaaaaaatacaagaaaaataatGTCCCTCATtcctattttaaaaatgaagaatATGGTTGGAatcaaagtaaaatatttagtaataataCTACATATGACGAAACGAGCGAAGAAAGTGAGAATGAAGAGGATGATATTGTGTACGAAGATACTACAAAATCAAAAGGTTCttttaataatatgaatatTCAGAACAAATCGAATTATGAAAGAAGTGGTACACATAAATTTTATGATAGTAATATAGATCGCACATATTCATCGAAATTTTCTAGTAACACAAAAAGAGAAACCAAGTCTAAAATGTGA